In Parcubacteria group bacterium, the following are encoded in one genomic region:
- the cas2 gene encoding CRISPR-associated endonuclease Cas2, whose product MILKGKSLTREILFVVAVSPILLSALFAPNAVQLLKPLIKWRKNWDKIDYKRIHEAVRRLNNKRLVRLTEKGDKLFIEITDSGKRLVKNFDYDNLELPKLKEWDKKWRLVVFDIPNKKKKERRAFSRKLKDIGFYPLQESVFIYPYDCRDEMDFICEFLSIGRYINYCIVESLDKREGDLRRIFDLELS is encoded by the coding sequence ATGATCTTAAAAGGGAAATCATTGACTAGGGAAATATTATTTGTGGTTGCCGTTAGTCCAATTTTGCTTTCTGCCCTATTTGCTCCCAACGCAGTTCAGCTTTTAAAGCCGTTGATTAAATGGCGTAAAAATTGGGATAAGATTGATTATAAACGAATCCATGAAGCAGTACGGAGACTAAACAATAAAAGATTAGTAAGATTAACGGAAAAAGGCGATAAGTTATTTATAGAAATTACCGACAGCGGTAAACGATTAGTTAAAAACTTTGATTATGATAATTTAGAACTGCCCAAACTAAAAGAATGGGACAAAAAATGGCGGTTGGTGGTCTTTGACATTCCCAATAAAAAGAAAAAAGAAAGGCGCGCTTTTTCCAGAAAATTAAAAGATATTGGTTTTTATCCTCTGCAGGAAAGCGTATTTATTTATCCTTATGATTGCCGCGATGAAATGGATTTTATTTGCGAATTTTTATCAATCGGCCGTTATATAAATTATTGTATTGTTGAATCTTTAGATAAAAGAGAAGGAGATCTGCGCCGAATCTTTGATTTAGAGCTTTCTTAA
- the rpsL gene encoding 30S ribosomal protein S12: MPTIHQLIKKPRRPKKSKTKSPALQYYFNSIKNRPVFSSSPFKRGVCVKVFTTTPKKPNSALRKVARVRLTNGKEVTAYIGGEGHSLQEHSVVVIRGGRVKDLPGVRYHIVRGILDFAGVEGRKQERSKYGVKKPK; this comes from the coding sequence ATGCCGACTATTCATCAACTAATAAAAAAACCGAGGCGACCGAAGAAAAGCAAGACCAAATCTCCGGCTTTGCAGTATTATTTTAATTCCATAAAAAATCGGCCGGTATTTTCATCTTCTCCTTTTAAACGCGGCGTTTGCGTTAAGGTTTTTACTACAACTCCAAAAAAACCAAACTCGGCTTTGCGGAAAGTGGCCAGAGTCCGCCTAACCAACGGCAAAGAAGTAACGGCCTATATCGGCGGCGAGGGCCACAGTCTGCAGGAACACTCGGTGGTTGTTATTCGAGGAGGCCGCGTTAAGGATCTCCCCGGCGTTCGGTATCACATTGTGCGAGGCATTTTGGATTTTGCCGGAGTAGAAGGAAGAAAGCAGGAGCGAAGCAAATACGGGGTGAAAAAACCAAAATGA
- a CDS encoding glycosyltransferase family 2 protein, giving the protein MGKHYLNIGQASEITDSKDRRFYRFLEILPGLLSWSTIFLVIFLSWAEPFLVAIFIIFFDVYWLLKTIFLSLHMRVAFNKMKENLKRNWQNELETVPVGSEVLSGTSWRNIYHLVILPMYKEPLEVVRASFLSLAKINYPLSKVIVVLAIEERGGEPALTVAREIEKEFGGAFFKFLVSVHPKDITGEVAGKGSNDFWAIRAVKNKIIDTLNISYERIIVSVFDADTITHPEFFGRLAYAYLSCKKPLRSSFQPIPLFINNIWQAPAFSRIFAFSTTFWQMIQQSRPERLITFSSQSIGFKPLSEIGFWQTNVVSEDSRIFWQCLLNFDGDWQTVPLFFPVYMDANIGNTFWQTIKNQYKQIQRWAYGVENKPYFLFGFSKNKKIERKKKWLLSFIMVESAHSLATNSLIIFMLGWLPTVIGGGRFSQTLLSYNLPYITRLIMTLAMVGLVFTAIIATNLLPPKPPHYGRFKWFLMIAQWFLFPINMIVFGSIPALDAQTRLMFGKYLGFWSTPKSIN; this is encoded by the coding sequence ATGGGTAAACATTATTTAAATATCGGACAGGCTTCTGAAATAACCGATTCAAAAGATCGGCGTTTTTACCGTTTTTTGGAAATTCTTCCCGGCCTACTTTCTTGGAGCACTATTTTTTTAGTCATTTTTCTTTCTTGGGCCGAGCCTTTTCTTGTCGCCATTTTCATAATTTTTTTTGACGTTTATTGGCTTTTAAAGACAATTTTCCTTTCTCTTCACATGAGAGTCGCTTTTAACAAGATGAAAGAAAACTTAAAGAGAAATTGGCAAAATGAATTGGAAACCGTTCCGGTAGGTTCCGAGGTTCTATCGGGAACGAGTTGGCGCAATATTTATCACCTTGTGATTTTGCCGATGTATAAAGAACCGCTGGAAGTAGTGCGCGCCAGTTTTTTAAGCTTGGCAAAAATTAATTATCCGCTTAGCAAAGTTATTGTTGTTTTGGCGATTGAAGAGCGCGGCGGCGAACCGGCTTTAACGGTAGCGCGTGAAATTGAAAAAGAATTTGGAGGCGCGTTTTTTAAATTTTTGGTATCCGTTCATCCTAAAGATATTACCGGCGAAGTTGCGGGAAAAGGGTCTAACGATTTCTGGGCTATTAGGGCGGTTAAAAATAAAATTATTGACACACTTAACATTTCTTACGAAAGAATTATTGTTTCTGTTTTTGACGCCGACACTATCACTCATCCCGAATTTTTTGGCCGCCTTGCTTATGCGTATTTGTCTTGTAAAAAGCCGCTTCGCTCCTCGTTTCAGCCGATTCCGCTTTTTATAAACAATATTTGGCAGGCGCCGGCTTTCTCAAGAATTTTTGCTTTTTCAACGACTTTTTGGCAGATGATTCAGCAATCACGGCCGGAACGGCTTATAACTTTTTCTTCCCAGTCAATAGGTTTTAAGCCTCTTAGCGAGATCGGTTTTTGGCAAACCAACGTGGTGAGCGAGGACTCAAGAATTTTCTGGCAATGTTTGTTAAATTTTGACGGCGATTGGCAAACGGTGCCGTTGTTTTTTCCGGTTTATATGGATGCCAATATCGGAAATACTTTTTGGCAAACCATAAAAAACCAATATAAACAAATTCAACGCTGGGCTTACGGCGTTGAAAATAAACCCTATTTTCTATTTGGTTTTTCTAAAAATAAAAAAATTGAAAGAAAGAAAAAATGGCTTCTTAGTTTTATCATGGTTGAAAGCGCCCATTCTCTTGCTACCAATTCTTTGATTATTTTCATGCTCGGATGGCTGCCGACGGTAATTGGAGGCGGTCGTTTTTCACAAACGCTTCTTTCTTATAATCTTCCTTATATCACTCGCCTTATAATGACTTTAGCAATGGTCGGTTTAGTTTTTACTGCCATTATAGCCACAAATCTTCTTCCGCCAAAACCGCCGCATTACGGTCGGTTCAAGTGGTTTTTGATGATTGCCCAATGGTTTCTTTTTCCGATAAACATGATTGTTTTCGGTTCCATACCCGCTCTTGACGCCCAAACGCGATTAATGTTTGGAAAATATTTAGGTTTCTGGAGCACGCCAAAATCGATAAACTAG
- the pyrB gene encoding aspartate carbamoyltransferase, with protein MSFRHILSTQQFLNKRVLVDIFRRADKFEKADLKGKTPKLLQNKILSCVFYEPSTRTRFSFESAMLKLGGQVISTESAEHFSSAIKGETLEDSVRIIAGYSDMIVLRHHESEAAERAAKVSSVPIINAGDGDGEHPTQALLDLYTIKKELGSIDNLKIGMVGDLLYGRTIHSLIYLLSICNNVEIFLVAPRELRLPQKYKSFLNSRKIKFSESDNLESILPKINVLYMTRIQKERFSSARLYERVKNSFVLNKKMLSKLNKRAVIMHPLPRVNEISREVDDDKRAAYFRQARNGLYIRMALLNLLFLE; from the coding sequence ATGAGCTTTAGACATATCTTAAGCACGCAACAATTTTTGAATAAAAGAGTGCTCGTAGATATTTTCAGAAGAGCAGATAAATTTGAAAAAGCAGACCTCAAAGGTAAAACTCCGAAACTCTTGCAGAACAAAATCCTCTCTTGTGTTTTCTACGAACCGAGTACTCGCACTCGGTTTTCTTTCGAGTCCGCTATGCTCAAGCTGGGCGGTCAAGTAATTTCTACCGAGAGCGCGGAACATTTTTCTTCGGCCATCAAAGGAGAAACGCTGGAGGATAGCGTGCGAATTATTGCTGGGTATTCCGACATGATTGTCCTTCGCCACCACGAATCCGAAGCGGCCGAGCGAGCTGCAAAAGTTTCTTCTGTACCTATTATCAATGCAGGAGATGGCGATGGCGAACATCCCACCCAAGCACTTCTTGATTTATACACCATTAAAAAAGAACTCGGCAGTATTGATAATCTTAAAATTGGCATGGTTGGCGATCTGCTCTACGGCAGAACAATTCACTCGCTCATTTATCTTCTTTCGATTTGTAATAATGTTGAAATATTCTTAGTCGCGCCACGAGAGTTGAGATTACCCCAAAAATATAAATCTTTCTTGAATTCGCGAAAAATAAAGTTTTCTGAATCTGATAACTTGGAAAGTATTCTTCCAAAAATCAATGTCTTGTACATGACGCGAATTCAGAAAGAACGATTTTCATCGGCGAGGCTTTATGAACGAGTGAAAAATTCATTTGTTTTGAATAAAAAAATGCTTAGTAAACTTAACAAGCGAGCCGTTATTATGCATCCATTGCCGAGAGTCAACGAAATTAGCCGAGAAGTCGATGACGATAAGCGCGCCGCATATTTTCGCCAAGCTCGAAATGGATTGTATATTCGCATGGCACTGTTAAATCTTTTGTTTTTAGAATAA
- a CDS encoding 2,3-bisphosphoglycerate-independent phosphoglycerate mutase, with product MYKPVILVILDGYGRGPENAANAIFKARKPNFDFIEKNFRVTNLQASGIAVGQPWGEEGNSEVGHLNLGSGRIVYQYLPRIIFAIRDGSFYANPALLGAVEHIRKNNSAFHIMGLIGSGNVHSYIDHLYALLEFAKKENLEKVFIHAFTDGRDSPPKEALNFYEKVQNKIAQEYPFAKIVNLIGRHFAMDRDNSWDKTEKAYRLLTEASGEIYSDTKSALQSDYDKGLTDEFIEPKVIAGPSSENDGLIKDGDAVIYLDFREDSARQLTRAFVEENFNKFVRDKINNLYFATMTRYEESLPIHVLFEPLKIENSLAKMISDAGKAQIHIAETEKYAHITYFFNGGIENPFPKEDRIIIPTMRDSNFEENQAMAAEEITEKIIESINSKKYDFIVVNYANADMIAHTGSFKAAVSAIEILDKEMGQLMAESLKTNAVLIITSDHGNADEMIDLLTGQPHTEHTDSPVPFYLIANDFNREKTPEEVELGKIGVDGILADVTPTILELMELKQPPEMTGKSLLRLWKR from the coding sequence ATGTACAAACCGGTTATTTTAGTAATTTTAGACGGATACGGGCGGGGGCCGGAAAACGCGGCTAACGCTATTTTTAAAGCCCGTAAACCAAACTTTGATTTTATTGAAAAAAATTTTAGGGTGACTAATCTTCAGGCATCGGGAATCGCCGTTGGCCAGCCGTGGGGCGAAGAAGGTAATTCCGAAGTCGGCCACTTGAATCTTGGTTCCGGAAGAATTGTCTACCAGTATCTGCCGCGCATTATTTTCGCCATTCGCGACGGCTCTTTTTACGCAAATCCGGCGCTTCTTGGCGCGGTTGAACATATCAGAAAAAACAATTCGGCTTTCCATATCATGGGCCTTATCGGCAGCGGCAATGTTCATAGCTACATCGATCATCTTTACGCTCTTTTAGAATTCGCCAAAAAGGAAAACTTAGAAAAAGTCTTTATCCACGCATTTACCGACGGCCGCGATTCGCCACCCAAAGAAGCGCTGAATTTTTATGAAAAAGTGCAAAACAAAATAGCGCAGGAATATCCTTTTGCAAAAATCGTGAATTTAATCGGCCGCCACTTTGCGATGGATAGAGACAACAGCTGGGACAAAACCGAAAAAGCGTATCGCCTCTTAACCGAAGCCTCGGGCGAGATTTACAGCGATACAAAAAGCGCTCTTCAATCGGATTACGATAAGGGCCTGACCGATGAATTTATTGAACCGAAAGTAATCGCCGGGCCTTCTTCAGAAAATGATGGATTGATTAAAGACGGCGATGCCGTTATCTATTTAGATTTTAGAGAAGACAGCGCCCGGCAATTAACTCGCGCTTTTGTAGAAGAAAATTTCAATAAGTTTGTAAGAGATAAAATAAATAACCTCTATTTTGCCACAATGACCCGCTATGAAGAAAGCCTCCCTATCCATGTTTTGTTTGAACCGCTAAAAATTGAAAATTCTTTGGCAAAAATGATTTCCGATGCCGGTAAAGCCCAAATTCATATCGCGGAAACAGAAAAATACGCGCATATAACTTATTTTTTTAATGGCGGGATTGAAAATCCTTTCCCAAAGGAAGACAGAATAATTATTCCGACAATGCGCGACAGTAATTTTGAAGAAAACCAGGCAATGGCGGCCGAAGAAATTACGGAAAAAATTATTGAATCCATAAATTCAAAAAAATATGATTTTATCGTTGTCAATTACGCCAATGCCGATATGATTGCCCATACCGGAAGTTTTAAGGCCGCGGTTTCCGCTATTGAGATTTTAGACAAAGAGATGGGCCAACTGATGGCTGAATCGCTGAAAACCAACGCCGTACTTATAATTACTTCCGACCATGGCAATGCCGACGAGATGATTGACCTTTTAACTGGCCAGCCGCATACGGAACACACTGACAGCCCAGTGCCTTTTTACCTTATCGCCAATGATTTTAACCGGGAAAAAACACCGGAAGAGGTTGAGCTTGGAAAAATTGGGGTAGATGGCATTTTGGCCGATGTGACGCCGACGATCTTAGAGTTAATGGAATTAAAACAACCTCCGGAAATGACCGGAAAAAGCTTGTTAAGACTTTGGAAGAGATAA
- the rpsG gene encoding 30S ribosomal protein S7: protein MRRKTKIKRYIIPDERYNNPVVSKLVNYVMRNGKKSVAQKVVYTSFDIIKEKTKANPIEIFDRAMRNITPSIEVKSRRVGGANYQVPQPVRNERKVQLAFRWLLLAAKSKKGKPMAEKLAEELMLASNNEGSAIRKKLDTHRMAEANRAFAHFSW from the coding sequence ATGAGGCGAAAAACAAAAATAAAAAGATATATTATTCCCGATGAGCGATATAATAACCCGGTTGTTTCCAAACTGGTGAATTATGTTATGCGGAACGGTAAAAAATCGGTTGCTCAAAAAGTTGTCTATACTTCGTTTGACATAATAAAAGAAAAAACAAAAGCCAATCCGATTGAAATTTTTGACAGAGCGATGAGAAACATTACGCCCTCAATTGAGGTAAAATCGCGCCGGGTAGGCGGCGCCAATTATCAAGTGCCCCAGCCGGTACGCAATGAAAGAAAAGTTCAACTGGCTTTTAGGTGGCTTCTTCTTGCCGCAAAATCAAAAAAGGGAAAACCTATGGCCGAAAAACTGGCCGAAGAATTAATGCTTGCTTCAAACAACGAAGGATCGGCAATAAGAAAGAAGCTGGATACCCATAGGATGGCTGAAGCAAACAGGGCATTCGCGCATTTTTCATGGTAG
- the def gene encoding peptide deformylase: MKRLPRTQFGNPILRKRAKTVSPKLFGSRSLKQLIKEMFFTMRHVGGVGLAAPQIGKPLQLAVIEIKKTPIRPEVVPLAPTVIINPEILTVSKEKINDWEGCLSLPNVRGLVPRHKGVTIKYFDQSGERRIVKLHGFQARVFQHEIDHLDGTVYVDRMQDMQSLMTSGEFKRRILSKGLKSK, encoded by the coding sequence ATGAAAAGATTACCGCGCACACAATTTGGAAATCCCATACTAAGAAAAAGGGCCAAAACAGTTTCTCCAAAGCTGTTCGGTAGTCGTTCTTTGAAACAGCTTATTAAAGAAATGTTTTTTACCATGCGGCACGTAGGTGGAGTTGGTCTTGCGGCTCCACAGATTGGGAAACCTCTTCAACTCGCAGTCATTGAGATCAAGAAAACACCGATACGACCAGAAGTTGTACCTTTAGCACCAACTGTGATTATCAATCCGGAGATCCTTACAGTTTCAAAAGAAAAAATCAACGACTGGGAAGGTTGTTTAAGCTTACCGAATGTCCGCGGCCTAGTACCTAGACATAAAGGAGTAACCATAAAATACTTTGATCAATCCGGCGAAAGACGCATTGTGAAACTTCATGGATTTCAAGCGAGAGTTTTCCAACACGAAATTGATCATCTTGATGGCACGGTATACGTAGACAGGATGCAAGACATGCAAAGCCTTATGACCTCCGGAGAATTCAAGAGGCGCATTCTTAGTAAGGGGCTTAAGAGCAAGTAA
- the recG gene encoding ATP-dependent DNA helicase RecG, with product MPSILDVPIQNIKYFGPAAAKKFAKLNIKKASDFLYHFPYRYEDFSDFVSISNIKPNTKATIHGVILSAKNIRIFRRNIIITEAVVENESGAIKSVWFNQPYLINQLKPGYTLNLSGKVVLNKNHLCFSNPAYEITSHGENSYNKEETLHTGRLVPVYPETYGITSRWLRLGIKPLLKFAGQIPDVIPGEIKKAYRLPDLSYAFSQIHFPQTIEKAELAKRRFAFEELFVLQLFMGLERSKLQKQTAPKIKFDEKLTKEFVDSLPYKLTGDQKKSAWQIIQDIAMPSPMNRLLEGDVGSGKTVVATISAYLVALNNYQTAIMAPTEILSRQHFEKISPLLKQFKIESGLLTSNEAKISNGEITKKEFIKKVAGGEIPIIIGTHSLIQKNVKFKNLALVIIDEQHRFGVNQRAALTRREIPVPHLLSMTATPIPRTLGLTIWGDLDLSLIKEMPKGRKNIITKIVTPSQRAETYEIIKSEIKKGHQGFIICPLIEESEKLSKRSPEGIEVRAAIKEYERLKKEIFSEFKIGLIHGRLKAKEKEKIMLDFLNKDLDILVATSVVEVGIDVPNATVMMIEGADRFGLASLYQFRGRVGRDKHQSYCFLLTDSTSGKTGARLKALESAKSGFELAEKDLEIRGPGDFSGVRQSGLPDLAMSSLTDLKLIEETREAAKTLLNNDPALKKYPLLASRLSEFKNRIHLE from the coding sequence ATGCCATCAATTCTTGATGTCCCGATTCAAAACATTAAATACTTCGGGCCGGCTGCGGCTAAAAAATTCGCCAAACTTAATATAAAAAAGGCTAGCGATTTTTTATATCACTTCCCTTATCGCTATGAAGATTTTTCTGATTTTGTTTCCATATCCAATATCAAACCCAATACCAAAGCGACAATACACGGGGTAATTTTAAGCGCTAAAAATATCAGGATTTTTCGAAGAAACATAATCATTACGGAAGCCGTCGTTGAAAACGAAAGCGGTGCCATTAAGTCAGTCTGGTTTAATCAACCGTATTTAATAAACCAACTAAAACCAGGATACACGCTTAATCTTTCCGGCAAAGTGGTTTTAAATAAAAATCATCTTTGTTTTTCCAATCCGGCCTATGAAATCACGAGCCACGGCGAAAATTCATACAACAAAGAAGAAACTCTTCATACCGGACGATTGGTTCCTGTTTACCCCGAGACCTACGGCATCACTTCCCGCTGGTTAAGACTAGGCATAAAGCCGCTTCTTAAATTTGCCGGCCAAATCCCAGATGTTATTCCCGGTGAAATAAAAAAAGCCTATCGCCTTCCCGATTTAAGCTACGCCTTTTCTCAAATCCATTTTCCGCAGACGATTGAAAAAGCCGAATTGGCAAAAAGAAGATTTGCATTTGAAGAGCTTTTCGTCTTACAGCTTTTTATGGGACTCGAAAGGTCAAAACTGCAAAAACAAACTGCGCCAAAAATAAAATTTGATGAAAAATTAACTAAAGAATTTGTCGATTCTCTTCCTTATAAATTGACCGGCGACCAAAAAAAATCCGCTTGGCAAATAATACAGGATATAGCAATGCCGTCGCCAATGAACCGGCTACTGGAGGGCGACGTTGGAAGCGGCAAAACCGTTGTCGCAACAATATCGGCCTATCTAGTCGCCTTAAACAACTATCAAACTGCCATTATGGCACCGACCGAGATTCTAAGTCGCCAACATTTTGAAAAAATATCTCCGCTTTTAAAGCAATTTAAAATTGAATCAGGTCTTTTAACTTCAAACGAAGCCAAAATTTCAAACGGAGAAATTACCAAAAAAGAATTTATAAAAAAAGTGGCGGGTGGCGAAATTCCCATAATAATCGGTACTCATTCGTTAATCCAAAAAAATGTAAAATTTAAAAATCTGGCGTTAGTCATTATAGATGAACAGCATCGCTTTGGAGTTAACCAGCGCGCCGCGCTGACGCGCCGTGAAATACCGGTGCCGCACCTGCTTTCCATGACGGCAACGCCAATCCCTAGAACCTTAGGCCTTACCATTTGGGGCGATTTGGATTTGTCTTTAATAAAAGAAATGCCGAAGGGGCGAAAAAATATTATTACTAAGATCGTCACGCCCTCACAACGAGCGGAAACTTATGAAATTATCAAATCCGAAATAAAGAAAGGGCACCAGGGATTTATAATTTGTCCTCTTATAGAAGAATCGGAAAAGCTGTCAAAAAGATCTCCCGAAGGAATAGAGGTTAGGGCAGCGATCAAAGAATACGAAAGATTGAAAAAAGAAATATTTTCTGAATTCAAAATCGGGCTTATTCATGGCCGATTGAAAGCTAAGGAAAAAGAAAAAATAATGCTTGATTTTTTAAATAAAGATTTAGATATTCTCGTGGCCACTTCGGTTGTCGAAGTGGGCATTGATGTTCCAAATGCCACCGTAATGATGATTGAGGGCGCCGACAGGTTCGGTCTGGCCTCTCTTTATCAATTCAGGGGCCGGGTCGGCCGGGACAAACATCAATCCTATTGTTTTCTTCTAACCGACTCGACTTCCGGTAAAACCGGCGCGCGTTTAAAGGCCCTTGAATCGGCCAAAAGCGGTTTTGAACTTGCCGAAAAAGACTTGGAAATTCGTGGTCCGGGCGATTTTTCTGGCGTCCGCCAATCTGGTTTGCCGGATCTGGCAATGTCATCATTGACGGATTTAAAACTTATAGAAGAAACACGGGAAGCGGCAAAAACGCTTTTAAACAACGACCCGGCGCTAAAAAAATATCCGCTTCTTGCGTCGCGACTTTCGGAATTTAAAAACAGAATCCACTTGGAGTAG